The following is a genomic window from Ethanoligenens harbinense YUAN-3.
CGACGCGGACGGCGGCAGGCTGGTGCAGCGCGCCGACGATGCGCCCGAGACCGTCAAGGCGCGCCTGGAGGTCTACCACACGCAGACCGAGCCGGTCAAGGCATATTATGCCAAGCAAGATAAACTTTCCGTGGTGGAGGGGCAGGAGGATATCGCCGATACCACCCGCCTGACCCTGCAAACGTTAGAAGGCCGGTCATGATCATTCTGAAAAACGAGCATCAGCTTCAAAAAATGCGGGAGGCCGGCCGGATCTCTCAGCTGGCCCTGCTGGAGGGCGGCAAGCATGTCGAACCCGGCATCACCACCGCAGATCTGGATCATATCATGCATGAATTCATTGTCCGGGCGGGTGCCAAACCGTCGTTCCTCGGATACGGCGGGTTCCCGGCTACCGCGTGCATCTCGGTCAACAACGAAGTCATCCACGGCATCCCGGACAAAAAGCACAAGATCCAGAATGGCGACATCGTCAGCATCGATGTGGGCGCTATTTACGAGGGTTTCAACGGCGACAATGCATGGACGTTTCCGGCCGGCACGATCAGCGACGAGGCGCAGGCGCTGCTGGACGCCACCCGCGAGAGTCTGTTTGAAGGTATCCGGGCGGCAAAGCCCGGCAACCGCGTCGGCGATATCGGCCATGCGGTGCAGTCCTATGTGGAGGCGCGCGGCTTTTCGGTGGTGCGCCCTTATGTGGGGCACGGCGTGGGAGAAGACATGCATGAGGAGCCGGATGTTCCCAACTATGGGCGCGTGGGACATGGCGCAAGGCTTGTTCCGGGCATGGTAATCGCGATCGAGCCCATGATCAATCAGGGCGCAAAGGAAGTCCGTACCCTGCAAAACGGCTGGACGGTCACCACGGTGGACGGCAGCCTGTCGGCACATTTTGAACACACCGTCGCCATCACGGAAAACGGCCCCGTGATTCTTACGGCCCCGTGATGGGGGAGGTTTCATGGAGATACAGACCGGAAGCGTCGTGCTCTCCCTGGCCGGGCACGACAAGGGCGGCACCTTTGCCGTGATTGATTTTGCAGACGACAGCCATGCGCTCATAGCGGACGGCAAACGCCGCAAAACGGAAAAACCCAAACGCAAAAAGTGCAAGCATTTGCAGGTGGTAGGCCGTCTGGACCTGCCGGATGCGGGCAGGGCGACCAATCGCCAGATCAGGAAAGCGCTCGGTGCATTCGGCGCCGATGCGGCTGCGGTTTCCGGGGGAGGAATTTAGCTTGTCCAAAGACGACATGATCGAGCTTGAAGGTATTGTGAGAGAAGCGCTGCCCAACGCGATGTTTCAGGTGGAGCTTCCCAATAATCACATGATTCTGGCACACATCTCCGGCAAACTGCGCATGAACTATATCCGCATCTTGCCGGGAGACAAAGTCACCGTGGAAATGTCCCCATACGACTTGACCCGCGGGCGCATCACCTGGCGCTCGAAATAACCGTTCAACGCGACGGCCGCTCCGCGGCCGTGTCCATCCGAAAGGGAGGAACCGTAAGATGAAAGTAAGGCCTTCGGTAAAGCCCATGTGCGAAAAATGCAAGGTTATCAAACGCAAGGGGCGCATCATGGTCATTTGCGAAAATCCCAAGCATAAACAGCGGCAGGGCTGATCTGCCGGAAAACAATGGAGGTGTAACCATATGGCTCGTATAGCCGGCGTGAATCTGCCCAACGAAAAACGGGTGGAGATCGGTTTGACGTATATTTTCGGCATCGGCCGCAAATCAGCGGACGACATTATCAAAGCCACCGGTATAAATCCCGACATCCGTGTCAAGGATTTGACCGAAGAACAGGTCTCCCTGCTGCGTGATATCATCGACAAAGAGTACACCATCGAAGGCGACCTGCGCCGCCGTGTCGCGCTGAACATCAAACGTCTGGTGGAAGTCGGCTGTTACCGGGGCGTGCGCCATCGCAAGGGCCTGCCCGTCCGCGGCCAGCGCACCAAAACGAACGCACGCACGCGCAAAGGTCCGAAGAAGACCATTGCGAATAAGAAGAAATAATCAGGGAGGGATATTGAATGGCCAACAAGGCTGTTGCCAATAAAAAGGGCGCTACCGCCACCCGCAAACGCCGTGAGCGCAAAAACATCGACCGCGGCGCCGCGCACATCCAGTCGACGTTCAACAACACCATCGTCACCATTACCGATACCCAGGGCAATTCGATCTCCTGGGCAAGCGCGGGCGGCCTGGGCTTCCGCGGTTCCCGCAAAAGCTCCCCGTTCGCCGCGCAGATGGCGGCCGAAACCGCCGCCAAAGTGGCGATGGAGCATGGCATGAAAACCATCGAAGTCTTCGTCAAGGGCCCGGGCGCCGGCCGTGAAGCGGCCATTCGTGCCTTGCAGGCCGCGGGTCTGGAAGTGAACATGATCAAGGATGTCACGCCCATCCCACACAACGGCTGCCGTCCTCCGAAACGGCGTCGCGTTTGATTCAGAAACAGGAGGTGTTTGAATACAATGGCAAGATATACGGATTCCGTTTGCAAACTCTGCCGCCGCGAAGGCCAGAAACTGTTCCTGAAAGGCGAGCGCTGCTATTCGGATAAATGTTCGGTGGGCCGCCGCAGCTACGCGCCGGGCCAGCATGGCCAGGACCGCAAGAAAGTCTCCGAGTACGGCATCCAGCTGCGCGCCAAACAGAAAGCCCGCCGCTATTACGGCGTGCTGGAGCGCCAGTTCCGCCACTACTTCGAAATTGCCGAGTCCAAGCCCGGCATCACCGGTGAGAATCTGTTGCGTCTTCTGGAGCTTCGTCTGGATAACGTGGTCTACCGTCTCGGCTTTGCCAGCTCGCACGCTCAGAGCCGCCAGATGGTGCGCCACGGCCACTTCACCATCAATGGCAAAAAAGCCAATATCCCGTCCATGCGCGTGCGGGTCGGCGATGTGGTCGCCGTCAAAGAAGGCAGCCGCACCAACGAATTCATCAAGAGTGTGGTGGAAGCCAATGCTTCCCGCCCGATTCCCAAGTGGCTGGAAATCAACCGCGAGGCCCTTTCGGGCACAGTAGCCGTGCTGCCCAACCGCGAAGACATCGACCTGTCGGTTGAAGAGCATCTCATCGTCGAGCTGTATTCCAAGTAAGGCGATGCCCTCGCAGCTTTGCCGCAGCGCGGCAAAGCACAGCGGACCGCCCTGCCGGGCAACCGGCGCGGCCGGTTTTCAGGAATCGATGCGGGCGCGTTTGCGCCTAACCGTCAGGAGGGTTGTTCATGATTGAAATTGAGAAGCCGAGGATCGAAACAGCGGAGCTCACGTCAGACGGTTCTTATGGCCGCTTTGTGGTGGAGCCGCTGGAGCGCGGCTATGGTACGACGCTGGGCAACAGCCTGCGTCGTGTGCTGCTTTCCTCGCTTCCGGGCGTGGCGGTGACACAGGTCAAGATCGACGGCGTGCAGCATGAGTTTTCCACCGTGCCGGGCGTTAAAGAAGACGTCACCGAAATCATCCTCAACATCAAGGGCCTTACGGCCAAGCTGCACAGCGACGGCCCAAAGGTTGTATATATCGACGCCGAAGGCGAATGCAAAGTGACCGCCGGGGACATCAAAACCGATTCCGAAGTGGAGATTTTGGACCCCAACATGCACATTGCCACGCTGGCGGCGGGTGCCAAACTGTATATGGAGATCACACTGGATAAGGGGCGCGGCTATGTCGCGGCCGAGCGCAACAAGCAAAACCTCCAGCCCGCCATCGGGGTTATCCCGGTGGACTCCATCTATACGCCGGTGCTCAAAGTGAACTATGCGGTGGAGAACACGCGCGTCGGCCAGATTACCGACTATGACAAGCTCACGCTTGAAGTCTGGACGGACGCCACCATTTCCGCAAAGGAAGCGGTGTCCATCGGCGCGAAGATCCTCAACGAACATCTGGGCCTGTTTGTGGCGCTCTGCGCGGAAACGCAGTCCACCGAGATCATGGTCGAGAAAGACGATAAGAGCAAGGAAAAAGTGCTGGAGATGACGATTGAGGAGTTGGACCTTTCGGTGCGGTCGTTCAACTGCCTCAAGCGCGCGGGCATCAATACGGTGGAAGACCTCATCAACCGCACGGAAGACGATATGATGAAGGTGCGCAACCTTGGCCGCAAATCGCTGGAAGAAGTCATCAGCAAGCTCAATTCCCTTGGGTTTTCTTTAAAAAGGGATGAGGAATAAGTCCCTCGTCGCGCACAAAAAGGAGTGAGTGCAATGCCCGGAACCAGAAAACTTGGCAGATCGACAGACCATCGTTTGGCCATGCTCAGAGCCATGGTGACGTTCCTGTTGGAAAACGGCAAGATCGAAACCACGCTGGCTAGAGCCAAAGAAGTCCGTTCGCTCGCCGAAAAAATGATCACGCTTGGCAAAGAGACGGATCTCCATTCCAAACGGCAGATCTACTCGTTCATCACCAAAGAAGCGGTATCCAAAAAGGTGATCGACGAACTCGGCCCGAAATATAAAGAGGTAAGCGGCGGTTACACCCGCATTTACAAAATCGGCCCCCGGCGCGGCGACGCGGCGGAAATGGCCATCATTGAACTGATCTGATCTTTTTGTTGCTATCCGCCCTTTTCCAAAATGCCAGCGGCGCGTTTTGGAAAAGGGCGGTTTGTTTTGTATCCAAATGCGCTTTCGCATGCATATTTGCCCCTGCACCGTGCAAACTACCCGCAGAACGAGCACCCCATGCGAAAGGAGCAAACACAATGCCGGATAAATTTGAGCGCAAGCAAAACGGCGGCACCAGGCAAAAGGGACATACCCCCGCACCGGCGGGCGACCAGATCGGTGAAAATGCCGAAGAAGGCCGCTGGGCAAAAGAAGAAGGTAAAAAGCAAGACCGCAGATCGTAAGACAAACATCACCCGCTGTTCTACAGTTGAACAGCGGGTGATTTCTTATACCGCACAAAACAGGCCTATTTCTTCAGCCGTTTCGCCGTCAGGGACTGCACCGACACCTGAAACACCGCGACGGCGTCCATCATCCGCAGGTCAAACACAAAGGTCTTGCCGGGCCGGTAGTGCCGCATGATGCACTGGAGCGCATGCGCTTTTTCGGCATCGCCCAGCAGTCGGGCGGTACCCCGGCCGATCACGCTCTCATATTCCATGCTATAGCCGCATGCCGAATCTGCTTCCAGCAGGCGGTGTGCACCATCCATCTCAAAGGACACCCGCGGGTCTGCCGCAAGGCAGTCCAGCTTTTTGCCGGTTTTGGCGCAATGAAAATAGAGCAGGAGTGTGTCGCAGGCCTGCTCAAATCCGAAATTCATCGGCACGATATATGGGCTGTCCGCATCAAAAAAAGCCAGGCGGCAGACATCGCAGCGTTGCATGATGGCGATTTGTTCGTCCGGATCGGTCACTTCACGGTCGTTTCTTCTCACTGGGTGGGCCCTCTGCTTTCCGCGTTTCTCAGATGGCCTTCAGGATGCCTTCCACCACATGGTTGGACTGGACGGAGGCTTTCTGTTCAAATTCCTCATAGGTGATGGGCGCGGTTTCGTCTGCCAGATCGGAGATGGTGCGCACGATCAGAAACGGTACTTCGTTGAGGAAGCATACGTGCCCGATGGCGGCGCCCTCCATCTCGCAGCACACACCGCCCAGTTCACGGATAAGTGCTTTGGTCTCGCCTGCTTCCACAAAGCAGTCGCCGGACGCAATATCCCCCATGCGAAAGCACTCCACTTCCGGTGTGGCTGTGCAGACGTTCCGGGCAATCTCCGCCAGGCGCGCATCGCAGGTGAAGCGCGCCTGGAATGGATAGTATTTTTCCAACAGGGAGGCCGGGTTAAAATCGTGGTAGAAAACCTCGTTCCCGATGACCACATCGAGGGTGTGCAGGTCTTTGGCAATGCCGCCCGCAATGCCCATATTGATGATGCAGTCTACCCCGAACGCGTCGATAAGGTGCTGGGCGCAGGCCGCCGCGTTCACTTTGCCGATGCCGCTGCACGCAAACAGGACGGTATTGTTTCCATATGTGCCTTCCCACACTTTATAGAAATGCGGAGTGGAGAGCGGTTTGGCACCGCATTTTTGGATGATGCTCTCAATTTCGACCGGCATGGCCGACAGTACGCCGATTTTTGCCATAGGATCACCTTCCGTTCGTGCGTTGCCGCACGGTTTTCACGTTCTGCCGGATGGTTCCGGCAACCAATTGCCATTATACCATAGAAAAGGTTGCGAAAACAGGAAAAGTATTTTATTATAGAAGGAGTTTATTTGTCCGAGAGGGAAAAACGGGTCTGCCTGTTGGCTGGGAGGAATCGATTTGGATCGCGAAGATGTGTTCCAGTTCATGGAAGAAAACGATGTGAAATTTATTCGTTTTCAGTTTACCGATATCAGCGGCATCATGAAAAACATCGCCATCAACTACTCCAATCTGGAAAGTGCGCTGGACGGCGTTTTGTTCGACGGGTATGCGGTGGACGGGTTTTCCCGCTCCGAAGAATCCGAGATGCTGCTGGTGCCCGAGCTGGATACGCTGAATATTTTTCCGTGGCGGCCCCAGCAGGGGAAAGTGGTGCGTTTTATCTGTGATGTGCTTTCGCAGGACGGCACGCCGTTTGCGGGTGATCCGCGCTATATTCTCAAAAAGATGGTCGCCAAAGCCGCCGCCAAAGGCTATATGTTCTTAGTGGAACCGGAATGTGAATTTTTCCTGTTCCACACCGACGAGCATGGCCTGCCCACCACCCAGACGCACGACACAGCCGGTTATTTCGATCTGGCGCCTATCGATCTGGGCGAAAACGCCCGGCGGGAGGTCTGCCTGTCGCTGGAGAACATGGGCTTTTTGGTGGAATCCAGCCACCATGAGGTGGCTGCCGGACAGCATGAAATTGATTTCCGGTATGATGATGCACTCAAAACGGCGGACAACATCGAGACGTTCCGCATGGTGGTCAAGATCATTGCGCAGAAACACGGCCTGCATGCCACGTTCATGCCCAAGCCGTTGCATAATGAGGCCGGTTCCGGTATGCACATCAATATGTCGCTGGTGCGGGGAGAACAAGACGTTTTGGCCGATCCAAACGACGAACTGGGCCTTTCCAAAGAGGGCTATTATTTTATCGGCGGCATCATGAAGCATATTCGCGGCCTGACCGCCCTGTGCAATCCGCTGGTCAACTCCTACAAACGTCTGGTGCCCGGCACCGAGGCGCCTGCCTATATCCTGTGGGCGCGCAAAAACCGCGGGCCGCTCATCCGTGTGCCGTATTTCAAAGACGGGCGCGCACGCGTCGAACTGCTCAGCCCGGATCCCGCCTGTAACCCGTATCTGTCGCTGGCCGCGTTGCTCGGCGCGGGGATGGAAGGCATTGAGAAACAGATTACACCGCCGCCGGAGATGAAAGCCAACATTCAGGATATGAGTCCGCGCGCCATCCGGGAAGCGGGTATCGAGCGCCTGCCCGCCACGCTTGGCGAGGCGCTGGACGCATTGGAGCAGGATGCGCTGCTACGGGAAATTCTGGGCGAACATGCGTTCCGCAGCTATCTGAGCACCAAACGGGCCGAGTGGGATTCATACTGTGAAACGGTGCACCCCTGGGAAACAGGCCGTTACCTGTCTATCTATTGAGAAGAGGAAGCGGGTGCAACGGCTCACCCGCGCCACACAAAACGTACATTTGGAGGGTGTAGATTGAGTGACGGGATGCTTGTCGTGTGTGGACAGCGTGCTTTCTGCAAAAATCTTTGTGATCTGATCGCTTCGTCGATCGCGATCCATCCCATCGTCGCCACCTCCGGCGCGGAAGCGCGCCGCAAAACGTCCATGCATGAGATGGAGGCGGTGTTGCTGGCAGGCAAGCTGCCGGATGAAAACACGCTGGACCTCGCACTGGAACTGTCACAGAGCGGCGTGGCCGGTGTGATGATCGTCATCGACCGGGGCACGTTGTTTGAGGCGCATGAGGTGCTGGACGGCAGCGGCGTGACCATTTTGGCAAACCCCTTGACCAAAGATGCGCTGATACAGGCTATCCGTCTGGTGATGAAGGTGGCGGAAGGCGGCGGTACGCTCGACCGCGCCAAGCTGATGCTGGTGCAGCAGAAAGGGTGGACCGAACCGCAGGCGCACCGATATATCCAGAAACTGAGTATGGACAAACGTCTGCCACGCGAGTTGGCGGCACAACTGGTCATCAAGGCGCTGGAGCGCGAACAGCAGGCCAAAGAGGAATCATAAAACAGCAGCCATGCCTTGAGGGCATGGCTGCTGTCTGTTTGTGCGTGGTTTGTTCCGGTTTATTTAAACAGATAGAGCGAAGCGCCGGATACACCATTGGAGGAAGAACCGGAAGTCGAGGTGCTTCCGTATGCAGATGCGTTGACGAGGGTTGCGTTCGCTTTTACATAGGAGGTGATCTCCGAACTGGAGCTCATGCCTGCTCCGCTGCTGTCGGAAAGCAGGAAATATGTGACCTTGCCCTCCTTGACCAGCTTCTTGAGCTCCGAGAGGGTGATGCCGTTGTCCGAACCGAGGAACCCGCCGTATGCTACGGCCGGGAGTCCGGTGTCCACGATGAACGCCGCCACATCGTCGGCTCTGGCCGCCACTACCAGATAGCTGCCGGCTTTATAATGCGCTACCAAATAGGTTTCCAGCGCTTTGGTGCCGCTGTCGGCCGTGGTGAGGTTTTCCTGGTTGGTGGTCATGCCCGCTGTTTGGGTGTCGGTGGCCAGTTCCGGTCCTGCATACGGCATGGTGCTGTTGATGGGCGGATACCACACTACTGTCAGGCACCAGTAGAGCGGTCCCGTCAGCATGGCTGCCAGCATGCAGCCGGTTGCGATCAGCCGGATCAGATTTGCGCGGCGCAGCCGGGGAAGGATGCGTGGCAGGAACAGGCCGATGAGAGCCGCGCCCGTCAGCACCGCCATAAGCGGGATCATCCACCCGCGCAGCGCCGGGTAGCCGGAGATGTAGACGGTCTCGGAGACGAACATAGCCGCCAGGGAGGCGGGCAGCAGCCATTGTTTCCAACCCTGCCGATCGCGGAATGCCTTGAACATTTGCACCAGGCCGATGCCAGCCAGCCCGGCGATGCCCGGTGCGAGGATGCAGAGGTAGTACCGGTGGAAGAAGCTGGCGAAGCTGAAGAATCCGACCATAGTGCCCAGCCACAGCGCCCAATAAAGAATCATGGCTGCTTTTTCGTTCCGTTTTTTCCAGGTCGATCTGCTTGCGCAGGCTGCGATGCCGAAGAGAGCAAGGATGATGAGCCAGGACGCCTGCCCGTACATGGTGCTGCCCCACAGACGGAACATGCCGGCGGTGCCGATGTCGTTGCCATTGCCGCTCATGCCGCCCGTGCCGCCGGGCCTGCCGCCTGTGCCGCCGTTCTGCCCGCCGGCGTTGTTGTTCGTGCTGCCGCCGTTGGCATTGTTGTTATTGGCGGTGTTTCCGTTTTGTCCGCCGGGCCCGCCAAAGCCGCCCGTACCGCCGTTCTGCCCGCCGGCGTTGTTGTTTGTGTTGCCGCCGTTGGCATTGTTGTTATTGGTGGCGTTTCCGTTTTGTCCGCCGGGCCCGCCCATGCCGCCGTTCTGCCCGCCGGCATTGTTGTTGTTCGTGCTGCCGCCGTTTTGTCCGCCGGGCCCGCCCATGCCGCCCGTGCCGCCGCCCTGCCCGAACAGCCGTTCCGCTCCGTTGTGGCCCGTGATGAGCTCCCAAACGGTGTTGTTGGTAGAGCTGCCCACATACGGGCGTTCGGACGCGGGCGTGAGGTCTACCGCCACCGTCCACGAGAGAGAAACCGCGAGCATGATGCCGATGCCTACGATGGCCGTGAGGATCCGTTTGCCGATCTTCTGTTTGGAAAATATAAGAAAAACAATGCCCATGGCCGGTACGGCAAGGTAGGCTTCCAGCATTTTGACATTGAAGCCGATGCCGACCATCAGTGCCGCCAGAAAGAAATACCGGGCCTTGCCGGTCTCAATGGAGCGGAAGAGGAACCAGGTGGCCGCCAACAACACGAAGACCAGTTGGAGGTCCATGGTATTGTTGCGCGCGGCCACCACCACCGAGGGCGTGAGCGCGAGCACCAGCGCGGAAATCAGCCCCGCCGGCCTGCCGAACCGTTTGGCCACCAGTAGGTACATCATGAGGGAACAACCGGTGCCGGCCAACGCCTGCGGCAGCAGCATGGCCCAGCCGTGGTAGCCGAAGATGAGGACAAAGATTGCCTGCACCCAAAGCCCGATAGGTGGTTTGTCCACCGAAACCACGCCTGCCGGGTCGAAGGCGACGAAAAAGAAATTGTGGACGTTTTGCGTCATGCTGCGGATGGCCGCCGCATAGTAGGCGTTGCCGTAGCCCACACTGGAAATGCTCCAGAAATTCAGCCCGAACGAAAGTGCCGCGATGCCCGCCAGAATCAGCAGGGCCCATTTTCGGGACAGTTGGCTGGAAGAACTCTTGTCTGGTAAAACGATCATATCTTGCATATGCTCACCCCGTTTGGTCGATGTTGCCGCATGCTTTTCAAGCTGCGTACAGGATACCGCACAGAGGTGAAGGGTGCATGTGCCCTCTGTGAAATCTGCATGAAAGCGGGCACAGCCCACGTTTCGGTTCGGGAAAATGAAGCGGGGATACTGCGTGACAAAGCGCTGCACCCTCCGGATGAGCGGCGGGCACGGTGCAAAATCATCCGTTCGGTGGATTCCTTTTCCGCACCTTTCTGATAACATAGCAGGTGGAAGGTGATGAAAATGGAAACGATTCTGACGGTGAAGAACCTGTCAAAGCGGTTCAAAGAAAAAGAAGTGCTGAAAGGCCTGGATTTTACAGTGGACGCAGGGGAGATCCTCTGCCTGCTCGGGCCAAACGGTGCCGGAAAAAGCACGACCATCAACATCCTCACCGGCGTGCTGGGGCACGACGGCGGTGAGGTGCTCTATCACGGCCAAAGCATCCGCGGCCGCCTGCGCGCCTACCGGCAGCGGCTGGGCGTGGTGCCGCAGGACATCGCGCTGTATGAGGAACTCACGGCTGAGCGCAACCTGCGGTTTTTCGCCGGGCTGTATGGCCTGCGTGGGCGGGAACTCGACCGTGCGACGGACGAGGCGCTGGCGCTGGCGGGGCTGGAAGACCGGCGGCGCGATGTGATCAAAACATTTTCGGGCGGGATGAAACGGCGGCTGAATATTGCCTGCGCTATTGCGCATCGCCCGGAGCTGGTCATCATGGACGAACCCACCGTGGGCATCGACCCACAGTCGCGCAACCACATCCTCGAAAGCATCCGCACCCTGCGCGGTCAGGGCATGACGGTGCTCTACACCACGCATTACATGGAGGAGGTGGAAGCCATCTCCTCCCGCATCATCATCATGGATCACGGGCAGATCATCGCGGAGGGCACCAAAGAGAGCCTCAAGCAGGCCTATGAGGATCAGCGGCGCTACACGCTCACAGTGGAAGGTGCGGAAGGACTGCAGGCGTCAGACCTTTACAGGGTCGAAGGAATCGTTTCGGCGCAGATCGGGGAACATGCCGTCGAAATCACGTCGCTGCGCGGAGTGGCCAATCTCGACCGCATCATTGCCCTGTTGTATGAAAAAGGGGTGGAGATTCAAAACATTACCAGCGAGGAAGCAAGTCTGGAGACGGTATTCCTTAAGCTGACCGGCCGCACCCTGCGGGATTGACGGAAAGGAGGAAAAATATGCGGCGCTTTGGCATCATTTTTCGCATAGACCTGTTCAATGTGTTCAAAAATCCGGTGCTGGTGGGCTACAACACCTTGTTCACGGTGGCGCTGGTGTTCACGCTCGGTTATCTTAACGGCGGCGCCTATGCCGACGGCTGGACGGCTTACCGGTATTATCTGGTGTCGTTTTTGGTCTACTCGGTGCTCACCGGCTCGATGACCGCGTCCAACGCCTTTATGGAGCGGGATATCAAAAAACCCAATCTGCGCATTCTGTTTTCACCGGCGGGCAGCTTCCCTATCTATTTTTCAAAAATTCTGGCTTCGGCGCTGTTCGATTACATTTGCCACGGAACGCTGGCGGTGGCGCTGGGCGCGCTGTTCCATTTCCCCAATTTCGGGCAGTTCTGGCTGTTGCTGTTGGTGCTCATTCCACTGGAACTGGCCTCCGCCGCGCTGGGGACGTTTTTCTGCTGTGTGCTGCACAGTGAGGAAAGCACCAGCAGTCTGCTCAGCACAGTCATCGGCGTGCTGGCGTTTTTGGGAGGGACGTTCTTTTCGCTGGACAGCATGGGTGGGGTGGTGGCGCTGATTTCCCGCTGCTCGCCCGTCAAATGGATCAATGACGCTCTGTTTGCCCTGCTTATCGACGGCAATGCCGCCGTGGCCGCCCCGCTGTTTTTCGGCGCGTTGGCGGCCGCCGCCGCGCTGACGGCGGGTTGCGTCCGCTTTTTCCACACGGAGGATTATGTATGCTGACCATTTTACGGAACGATTACAGCCGCATGCGCAAGCGTCTGGCAGGCATCCTGATCTTTACGGTCGTCACGCTTGTTGCGATGGGGCTTGCGGTCTACCTTGCCCACCAGCCGGTGAAAGGCCATATTGCGCTGGTGACGGCGAACGCCGCCGCGCCGGTCCACTCTGCCCGGCTGGATGTGACGGTGCTGCGCAAAGCGCCTCCGGAATCGGCGCTGGTGCGCGGGCAGTACGACGCGTTTGTCTTTGATGAGGGCGGCGGGCGCTACCGTGTTCAGACATTGCGCAACGCGCAGTTCAAGGCGATGGTGCAGGCCCTGCTGACCGATCCGCAGGCAAAAGTGCCCAGCCAGAGCGGCGAACGCGGCGTGGGGGAAAATGTCATCGGGTTTTCCATGCTCTTTCTGCTGATGAGCACGATCACCAACCTGCTGATGTTTGGGGAAGACAAGGAGCAGGGGCAGCTTTCCCGCATCGAGGTCACGCCGGTTTCGGGCGTCGGCTACCTGGCCGGGCACTGTGTATACGCGCTGACGATGTTTCTGCCGCCGCTTGTGCTGCTGGCGGGGCTGCAAGAGGCGGGCGTGGCCATCGGGTTTTCGCTGGGGATGTATGCGCTGCTGTTCCTGGCGCTGGCGGTGCTTGGCATCCCGCTCGCGTTGCTGCTGTACACCCTGCTTGACAAGGCGGACAACGCCACCATGCTCGGCTCCAGCATTCTTGTATTCACCACGGTGCTGGCTGGCGGATTCTATGCCAACAGCCGAAAAAACGCCGTGCTGGATACGCTGGTCGGCGCGCTGCCGCAGAAACAGTTGCTGCTGTTTGCCGCGCAGGCGGAAAAGGGCGTGGGCGTAGCGCATGCGGGGCATCTGCTTTATGTGTTTGCGTGGGGCGTGGCGCTGTTTGCGCTTTCCGGATTTCTTCTGCGTCGCAGGCGGCAGCGCGGATAGCGGGCTTGCCAACCGGACGGTTTTATCATACAATCTGGGAGGTGAAAGCATTTTCCAAACGGGGAGGGGAGCGGGCCATGCGGTTGCCGGATACGCTGGGCGCGGCGTTGTTGACAAAACTGAAGATGCCTGCGCCGCGGCGCGGATACATCGCGCGCCGCGGGCTGTTTGAAAAACTGGCG
Proteins encoded in this region:
- a CDS encoding ABC transporter permease, with amino-acid sequence MLTILRNDYSRMRKRLAGILIFTVVTLVAMGLAVYLAHQPVKGHIALVTANAAAPVHSARLDVTVLRKAPPESALVRGQYDAFVFDEGGGRYRVQTLRNAQFKAMVQALLTDPQAKVPSQSGERGVGENVIGFSMLFLLMSTITNLLMFGEDKEQGQLSRIEVTPVSGVGYLAGHCVYALTMFLPPLVLLAGLQEAGVAIGFSLGMYALLFLALAVLGIPLALLLYTLLDKADNATMLGSSILVFTTVLAGGFYANSRKNAVLDTLVGALPQKQLLLFAAQAEKGVGVAHAGHLLYVFAWGVALFALSGFLLRRRRQRG